In one Massilia endophytica genomic region, the following are encoded:
- a CDS encoding patatin-like phospholipase family protein — protein sequence MGQKKKTGLIMTGGGARAAYQIGVLQAISEILWEAGWPPSRNPFQIICGTSAGAINATALACRADNFGEGVQTLLDVWTNITVEQVYRADSIGVLRSGARWLSLLSFGWLLRKWRAAPPMSLLDNTPLVNLLHRMLDLPRLDTVLQEGLLHALAVTASSYTGGQHLTFYQTAADIAPWIRMQRVALQDQIGVEHLLASSAIPFIFPATPLYLGGHREYCGDGSMRQLAPISPAIHLGATKVLVIGAGRLTEPARAATESARYPSLAQIAGHAMSSIFLDSLAVDIERLNRVNSTLSMLPPELLEKTPLRPVELLVIAPSERLDDIASRHVDSLPSPVRAMLSGIGATETRGAALASYLLFESSYTGELIRLGQRDTHARREDVLAFFNS from the coding sequence ATGGGACAGAAAAAGAAAACTGGCCTGATCATGACCGGCGGCGGCGCCCGGGCCGCCTACCAGATCGGCGTGCTCCAGGCGATCTCGGAGATCTTGTGGGAAGCGGGCTGGCCGCCGTCGCGCAATCCGTTCCAGATTATCTGCGGCACCTCCGCGGGGGCCATCAATGCCACCGCGCTGGCCTGCCGCGCCGATAATTTCGGCGAGGGCGTGCAAACCCTGCTCGATGTGTGGACCAACATCACCGTCGAGCAGGTCTATCGCGCCGATTCGATCGGCGTGCTGCGCTCCGGCGCGCGCTGGCTCTCGCTGCTGTCCTTCGGCTGGCTGCTGCGCAAATGGCGCGCGGCGCCTCCCATGTCCCTGCTCGACAACACGCCCCTCGTGAACCTGCTGCATCGCATGCTGGACCTGCCGCGCCTCGACACCGTGCTGCAGGAAGGCCTGCTGCACGCGCTGGCCGTGACGGCGTCGTCCTACACGGGCGGCCAGCACCTGACTTTCTACCAGACCGCCGCCGATATCGCACCCTGGATCCGCATGCAGCGCGTGGCCCTGCAGGACCAGATCGGCGTCGAGCACCTGCTGGCATCGTCGGCCATTCCTTTCATCTTCCCGGCCACGCCGCTGTACCTTGGCGGTCACCGCGAGTACTGCGGCGACGGATCGATGCGCCAGCTGGCGCCCATTTCGCCGGCCATCCACCTCGGCGCGACAAAGGTGCTGGTGATCGGCGCCGGTCGCCTTACCGAGCCCGCGCGCGCGGCGACCGAATCGGCGCGCTATCCCAGCCTGGCTCAGATCGCGGGCCATGCCATGTCGTCCATCTTCCTGGACAGCCTGGCGGTGGACATCGAGCGCCTGAACCGCGTGAACAGCACGCTGTCGATGCTGCCGCCGGAGCTGCTGGAGAAAACGCCGCTGCGCCCCGTGGAGCTGCTGGTGATCGCGCCTTCCGAGCGGCTGGACGATATCGCCTCGCGCCACGTGGACAGCCTGCCTTCGCCAGTGCGCGCCATGCTGTCCGGGATCGGCGCCACGGAAACGCGCGGCGCCGCGCTGGCTTCCTATCTGCTGTTCGAATCGAGCTACACGGGCGAGCTGATTCGCCTGGGACAGCGCGATACGCATGCGCGCCGCGAAGACGTGCTGGCGTTCTTCAATTCGTGA
- a CDS encoding hybrid sensor histidine kinase/response regulator, translating to MRRLLIASLLAVMAAAAAAPPRTLRFEQLSVEDGLAQESVLAIGQDRQGFMWFGSQAGLSRFDGYRTVIYRNSVTDPDSLAENWVRILHFDPQGRMWVGTDNGLDRFDPRTRKFIHYLPKEPESRGNGNRHVRAIIDDGTGGLWVGTADGLQRFDPATGRFTIWHSDKTRSDTLASDQVNSLALDKAGRLWIATPEGVDMLAPGAPNFRHFQVRGPSGQPIAVRTLLIDSEQNLWVGSHAGMERWKLRGNVDTEPERVRLGANEGLATDTVMSAYQDSDGVIWVGMRNEGLFRWRAGEGRFVQYRHQISDAHSLADDYVSSLFRDRAGTLWVGTWYNGASRVDLASGGFARLVRDPDQPRSLSDNKVRAIVDAGDGKLWVGNNAGLNLYDPMTGANQVFTVRPGGTGSDEHVTALWRMGGTLWVGYRKGVRRFDIVRRSFSELMITRGDPETDTVRYLYGDRSGMVWVGSRSGLHRIDPGTGAVRSFRHDVADPASLADNTVRPILEDSKGNLWVGTFNGLDLLDRKTGRFTHHRHNPNDPKSLSHDEVHYLYEGRDGALWVGTASGLNRMERDSKGEVSFRRYLRKDGFSDDSIAAILGDKLGHLWLSTNTGMSRLDLEGGTIRNYTGADGTIEGAYFDGSAMEAPDNTMYFGGFNGITAFDPVEIRENSMVPAVAITDFQVFNKSLRPGQATDGGTLLKHAIEYTDAITLGQSDSVFSFEFSALHYAAPQRNRFAYQLQGFDKDWVATDAGKRFATYTNLDPGRYVFRVKAANKDGIWTDSPATLEITILPPFWKSWWFRTAIGLLALGGGFGLYRARAQVQRTLRSRLEYQVSLRTTEVEDKNRMLEHQKQELERRDERLSQAKQKAEDATRQKSEFLANMSHEMRTPLAGVIGMLGFALRDESLQPATREQIERGQANAQSLLSIINDLLDFSKIEAGKLTIENIDFALASTVENVVSLFEEQAAAHSVGFKVEFGPGLPPFVRGDPTRLRQVLVNLVGNAFKFTQRGHVTLRVSRVPDKKRSDGCNLICFTVEDTGIGIPADELPRLFEKFEQADATTTRRYGGTGLGLAICRQLVDLMDGQITAISQPGSGSIFSFTLPLPDGVAPPLVPHVPREPHSHQLKVLCAEDFPTNQIIIRMMLEDLGHKVDIAGNGAVAVAACAQTRYDLILMDGRMPEMDGPTATRLIRSGGPLEAPVRDQELMIIALTANASEEDRSRYLAAGMDDFLTKPIDEAALHYQLSRAIERQLQRGIALQPMPHRGPPQRPSIAELDAMFGVITSALPERQAQRAPGEAADALRLRLRDAFISDLPARLDELDAALAAADADAAGRIFHGMKGSAAYLDEAELHNLCAELERAADRALWPAIRHKLPRLHQMLSRIVTPASREM from the coding sequence GTGCGCAGACTGTTGATCGCCTCCCTCCTTGCCGTCATGGCGGCGGCCGCCGCCGCGCCGCCGCGCACCCTGCGCTTCGAGCAGCTGAGCGTGGAGGACGGCCTGGCGCAGGAGTCCGTGCTGGCCATCGGCCAGGACCGGCAGGGCTTCATGTGGTTCGGCAGCCAGGCGGGCCTGTCGCGCTTCGACGGCTACCGCACCGTCATCTACCGCAATTCGGTGACGGATCCGGACAGCCTGGCCGAGAACTGGGTGCGCATCCTGCACTTCGATCCGCAGGGCCGCATGTGGGTGGGCACGGACAATGGCCTGGACCGTTTTGATCCGCGCACGCGCAAATTCATTCACTACCTGCCGAAGGAGCCCGAGAGCCGGGGCAACGGCAACCGCCACGTGCGCGCCATCATCGACGACGGCACCGGCGGCCTGTGGGTCGGCACGGCCGACGGCCTGCAGCGCTTCGATCCCGCCACCGGGCGCTTCACGATCTGGCATAGCGACAAGACGCGTTCGGACACGCTGGCCAGCGACCAGGTGAATTCCCTCGCGCTGGACAAGGCGGGCCGCCTGTGGATCGCCACGCCCGAGGGCGTGGACATGCTTGCGCCCGGCGCGCCGAACTTCCGCCACTTCCAGGTGCGCGGCCCGTCCGGCCAGCCGATTGCGGTGCGGACGCTGCTGATCGATTCGGAACAGAACCTATGGGTCGGCTCGCATGCCGGCATGGAGCGCTGGAAGCTGCGCGGCAATGTGGACACGGAACCTGAGCGCGTGCGCCTCGGCGCCAACGAGGGATTGGCCACAGACACGGTGATGAGCGCCTACCAGGACTCGGACGGCGTGATCTGGGTGGGCATGCGCAACGAAGGCCTGTTCCGCTGGCGCGCCGGGGAAGGGCGCTTCGTCCAGTACCGCCACCAGATCAGCGATGCGCACAGCCTGGCGGACGACTATGTCTCCTCCCTGTTCCGCGACCGCGCCGGTACGCTGTGGGTAGGCACCTGGTATAACGGCGCGAGCCGCGTGGACCTGGCCAGCGGCGGCTTCGCCCGGCTGGTGCGCGATCCCGACCAGCCGCGCTCCCTGAGCGACAACAAGGTGCGCGCCATCGTCGATGCGGGCGACGGCAAGCTGTGGGTGGGGAATAACGCAGGCCTGAATCTCTACGATCCCATGACGGGCGCGAACCAGGTATTCACCGTGCGTCCTGGCGGCACCGGCTCGGACGAGCATGTGACGGCGCTGTGGCGCATGGGCGGCACGCTGTGGGTGGGCTACCGCAAGGGCGTGCGCCGCTTCGACATCGTGCGCCGCAGCTTCAGTGAGCTGATGATTACGCGCGGCGATCCCGAAACGGACACCGTGCGCTATCTGTATGGCGACCGTTCCGGCATGGTGTGGGTGGGCTCGCGCTCGGGCCTGCACCGCATCGATCCCGGTACGGGCGCAGTACGCAGCTTCCGCCACGACGTCGCCGATCCGGCCAGCCTGGCCGACAACACCGTGCGCCCGATCCTCGAGGACAGCAAGGGCAACCTGTGGGTCGGTACCTTCAATGGCCTCGACCTGCTGGACCGCAAGACCGGCCGCTTCACACACCACCGCCACAATCCGAACGACCCCAAGAGCCTGAGCCACGACGAGGTGCACTACCTGTACGAAGGCCGCGACGGTGCGCTGTGGGTGGGCACGGCCTCGGGACTGAACCGCATGGAGCGCGACAGCAAGGGCGAGGTGAGCTTCCGCCGCTATCTGCGCAAGGATGGCTTCTCGGACGATTCCATCGCCGCCATCCTGGGCGACAAGCTCGGCCACCTCTGGCTCTCCACCAATACGGGCATGTCGCGCCTGGACCTGGAGGGCGGCACCATCCGCAACTACACGGGCGCGGACGGCACCATCGAAGGCGCCTACTTCGACGGTTCGGCCATGGAGGCGCCGGACAACACCATGTACTTCGGGGGCTTCAACGGCATCACCGCCTTCGACCCGGTGGAGATCCGCGAGAACAGCATGGTGCCTGCGGTGGCGATCACGGACTTCCAGGTCTTCAACAAGTCGCTGCGTCCGGGCCAGGCCACGGATGGCGGCACGCTGCTCAAGCACGCCATCGAATATACGGATGCCATCACCCTTGGCCAGTCGGACTCCGTGTTCTCCTTCGAGTTCTCGGCCCTGCATTACGCGGCGCCGCAGCGCAACCGCTTCGCCTACCAGCTGCAAGGCTTCGACAAGGACTGGGTCGCCACGGACGCGGGCAAGCGTTTCGCCACCTACACCAATCTCGATCCGGGCCGCTACGTCTTCCGCGTGAAGGCCGCGAACAAGGACGGCATCTGGACGGACAGCCCCGCCACGCTGGAGATCACGATCCTGCCGCCGTTCTGGAAGAGCTGGTGGTTCCGCACCGCCATCGGCCTGCTGGCGCTGGGCGGCGGCTTTGGCCTTTACCGTGCAAGGGCCCAGGTGCAGCGCACCTTGCGCTCGCGCCTCGAATACCAGGTCAGCCTGCGCACCACGGAGGTCGAGGACAAGAACCGCATGCTGGAGCACCAGAAGCAGGAGCTGGAACGGCGCGACGAGCGATTGAGCCAGGCCAAGCAGAAGGCGGAAGATGCAACGCGCCAGAAGTCCGAGTTCCTGGCCAATATGAGCCATGAAATGCGCACTCCGCTGGCAGGCGTGATCGGCATGCTCGGCTTCGCGCTGCGCGACGAAAGCCTGCAGCCTGCCACACGCGAGCAGATCGAACGGGGCCAGGCCAATGCCCAGTCCCTCCTGTCCATCATTAACGACCTGCTGGACTTCTCGAAGATCGAGGCGGGCAAGCTCACCATCGAGAACATCGATTTCGCCCTGGCCTCCACGGTGGAGAATGTGGTGAGCCTGTTCGAAGAGCAGGCGGCGGCGCACAGCGTGGGCTTCAAGGTGGAATTCGGCCCAGGCCTGCCACCCTTTGTGCGGGGCGACCCCACGCGCCTGCGGCAGGTGCTGGTGAACCTGGTGGGCAACGCCTTCAAGTTCACCCAGCGCGGGCATGTCACCCTGCGCGTGAGCCGCGTGCCGGACAAGAAGCGCAGCGACGGCTGCAACCTGATCTGCTTCACGGTGGAGGATACCGGCATCGGCATTCCCGCCGACGAGCTCCCGCGCCTGTTCGAGAAATTCGAGCAGGCCGACGCCACCACCACGCGGCGCTACGGCGGCACGGGCCTCGGCCTGGCCATCTGCCGCCAGCTGGTGGACCTGATGGATGGCCAGATCACCGCCATCAGCCAGCCGGGCAGCGGCAGCATCTTCAGCTTCACGCTGCCTCTGCCGGACGGCGTGGCGCCGCCGCTGGTGCCGCATGTGCCGCGCGAGCCGCACAGCCACCAGCTGAAGGTGCTGTGCGCCGAGGACTTCCCCACCAACCAGATCATCATCCGCATGATGCTGGAGGACCTCGGTCACAAGGTGGACATCGCTGGCAACGGCGCCGTTGCCGTTGCCGCCTGCGCGCAGACGCGCTATGACCTGATCCTGATGGACGGCCGCATGCCGGAAATGGATGGCCCCACGGCCACGCGCCTGATCCGCTCCGGCGGCCCGCTGGAAGCGCCGGTGCGCGACCAGGAGCTGATGATCATCGCGCTCACCGCCAACGCCAGCGAGGAAGACCGCAGCCGCTATCTCGCCGCGGGCATGGATGATTTCCTGACCAAGCCGATCGACGAGGCGGCCCTGCATTACCAGCTGAGCCGCGCCATCGAACGCCAGCTGCAGCGCGGCATAGCGCTGCAGCCCATGCCGCATCGCGGCCCGCCGCAGCGCCCGAGCATCGCGGAACTGGACGCCATGTTCGGTGTGATCACCAGTGCGCTGCCGGAACGCCAGGCGCAGCGCGCTCCGGGCGAGGCAGCCGATGCCCTGCGGCTGCGCCTGCGCGACGCCTTCATTTCTGACCTGCCCGCGCGGCTGGACGAACTGGATGCGGCCCTGGCAGCGGCGGACGCCGACGCGGCGGGCCGTATCTTCCACGGCATGAAAGGCAGCGCGGCCTACCTGGACGAAGCTGAACTGCACAACCTGTGCGCAGAGCTTGAGCGCGCCGCCGACCGCGCCCTGTGGCCGGCCATCCGCCACAAGCTCCCGCGCCTGCACCAGATGCTGAGCCGGATCGTGACCCCGGCCAGCAGGGAGATGTAA
- a CDS encoding response regulator, producing MKVLVIDDDVVSRMMLMHLIDNCGTFEIFEAEDGADAWRQLEEGLRPGICFCDLRMPRLSGMELLQRVRATPSLQEIPFVLVSSASDRDTVQQASAAGAAGYIVKPFQAEDVRMHLSGFVDKAPTSYQHVAETPAATLERLGIGAERLLAYLSGFQQQLNTAAIELEVLLAQGGQAEARNRLEKLHAGAATLGLSGAANALRSLLPGQLAADAVLAAVAEAARAVRQQTEIVRESQAGE from the coding sequence ATGAAGGTACTAGTGATCGACGATGACGTCGTATCGCGCATGATGCTGATGCATCTGATCGACAACTGCGGAACGTTCGAGATCTTCGAAGCGGAGGATGGCGCGGACGCCTGGCGCCAGCTGGAGGAGGGCCTGCGGCCCGGCATCTGTTTCTGCGACCTGCGCATGCCGCGCCTGTCCGGCATGGAGCTGCTGCAGCGCGTGCGGGCGACGCCGTCGCTGCAGGAGATTCCTTTCGTGCTCGTCTCCTCGGCCAGCGACCGCGACACCGTGCAGCAGGCCAGCGCCGCCGGCGCGGCGGGTTATATCGTGAAGCCCTTCCAGGCCGAGGATGTGCGCATGCACCTGAGCGGCTTCGTGGACAAGGCCCCCACCAGTTATCAGCACGTGGCGGAAACGCCTGCCGCAACGCTGGAGCGGCTGGGTATCGGCGCCGAGCGCCTGCTGGCCTATCTTTCGGGCTTCCAGCAGCAGCTCAATACGGCGGCAATCGAACTGGAAGTCCTGCTGGCGCAGGGCGGACAGGCCGAGGCGCGGAACCGCCTCGAGAAGCTGCACGCCGGCGCCGCCACCCTGGGCCTGAGCGGCGCCGCCAATGCCCTGCGCTCCCTGCTGCCAGGCCAGCTGGCGGCGGACGCCGTGCTGGCTGCCGTGGCCGAAGCCGCGCGCGCCGTGCGGCAGCAGACAGAGATCGTCCGGGAATCGCAAGCCGGGGAGTAA
- a CDS encoding benzoate-CoA ligase family protein: MNRASAASASAHVDTFARDHLPPRELWPELVFELPELQYPERLNCVAELLDRPVAEGMGARPAIHGERETWTYGELSEQVDRIANVLRHDMGLVPGNRVLLRGANCPMMAAAILAVLKSGCIAVPTMPLLRARELDAILAKAEVNAVLCASALRGEMEATAYKPAHLCWFGGEAARDSLEARMARQPAVFEACDTAADDVCLISFTSGTTGVPKGTMHFHRDILAICDCFPRHTLKADASDLFIGTPPLAFTFGLGGLLLFPMRVGASTVLLEKLTPETLLQAIERYRATVCFTAPTFYRQMAALAPKYDLSSLRKTVSAGEALPVATRESWQQATGLRMIDGIGATEMLHIFISAADDDIRSGATGKPVPGYQACILDAAGKPCGPGVIGRLAVKGPTGCRYLADERQRDYVFNGWNLTGDAYEMDADGYFIYRSRTDDMIISAGYNIAGPEVEDALLRHPAVAECGVVGKPDEERGQIVEAHVVLKPGHTPSPEMAAELQEFVKQQIAPYKYPRAVQFLAALPRTETGKLQRFKLRSAQ, translated from the coding sequence ATGAACAGAGCCTCTGCCGCATCTGCCAGCGCGCATGTCGATACTTTCGCGCGCGACCATCTGCCGCCGCGCGAACTTTGGCCCGAACTCGTGTTCGAGCTGCCCGAGCTGCAATATCCGGAACGCCTGAACTGCGTCGCCGAACTGCTGGACCGTCCGGTCGCCGAAGGCATGGGCGCCCGTCCCGCCATTCACGGCGAGCGCGAAACCTGGACCTACGGCGAATTGAGCGAACAGGTGGACCGCATCGCCAATGTGCTGCGGCACGACATGGGCCTCGTGCCGGGCAACCGCGTGCTGCTGCGCGGCGCCAACTGCCCGATGATGGCCGCCGCCATCCTGGCGGTGCTGAAATCGGGGTGCATCGCCGTGCCGACCATGCCCCTGCTGCGGGCGCGCGAACTGGACGCCATCCTCGCCAAGGCCGAAGTGAACGCCGTGCTGTGCGCCTCGGCCCTGCGCGGCGAGATGGAGGCCACGGCTTACAAACCCGCGCACCTTTGCTGGTTCGGCGGCGAGGCGGCGCGCGATTCGCTGGAAGCGCGCATGGCGCGCCAGCCTGCCGTGTTCGAGGCCTGCGATACGGCGGCGGACGATGTCTGCCTTATCAGCTTCACCTCCGGCACCACGGGTGTGCCGAAGGGGACCATGCACTTCCACCGCGACATTCTCGCGATCTGCGACTGCTTCCCCCGCCATACCCTGAAGGCCGATGCTTCGGACCTCTTCATCGGCACGCCTCCGCTGGCCTTCACCTTCGGCCTTGGCGGCCTGCTGCTTTTCCCGATGCGGGTGGGAGCGTCCACGGTGCTGCTGGAGAAGCTCACGCCCGAAACCCTTCTGCAGGCGATCGAGCGCTACCGCGCAACGGTGTGCTTCACGGCGCCCACCTTCTACCGCCAGATGGCTGCGCTGGCGCCGAAATACGATCTCTCCAGCCTGCGCAAGACGGTGTCCGCAGGCGAGGCCCTGCCGGTCGCCACGCGCGAGAGCTGGCAGCAGGCCACGGGCCTGCGCATGATCGACGGCATCGGCGCCACGGAGATGCTGCACATCTTCATTTCGGCTGCGGATGACGATATCCGCTCCGGCGCGACGGGCAAGCCCGTGCCGGGCTACCAGGCGTGCATTCTGGATGCGGCCGGCAAGCCTTGCGGGCCGGGCGTGATCGGCAGGCTCGCCGTGAAAGGCCCCACGGGCTGCCGCTACCTGGCGGACGAACGCCAGCGCGACTATGTATTCAACGGCTGGAACCTCACGGGCGACGCCTACGAGATGGATGCGGACGGCTATTTCATCTACCGTTCGCGTACGGACGACATGATCATTTCGGCCGGCTACAACATCGCCGGACCCGAAGTGGAGGACGCGCTGCTGCGCCATCCCGCAGTGGCAGAATGCGGCGTGGTGGGCAAGCCGGACGAGGAGCGCGGACAGATCGTGGAGGCGCACGTGGTGCTGAAGCCGGGCCATACACCTTCGCCCGAGATGGCCGCCGAGCTGCAGGAATTCGTCAAGCAGCAGATCGCCCCCTACAAGTATCCGCGCGCCGTGCAGTTCCTTGCCGCGCTGCCGCGCACAGAAACCGGCAAGCTGCAGCGCTTCAAGCTGCGCTCTGCCCAATAA
- a CDS encoding bifunctional salicylyl-CoA 5-hydroxylase/oxidoreductase, giving the protein MNILCIGGGPAGLYFALLMKKQDPGHRIVVVERNRPYDTFGWGVVFSDQTLGNLVNADEPTARDILQSFNHWDDIDVWFKGSMVRSGGHGFCGIGRKRLLNILQRRCEELGVELVFETNVEDDQALAGFYQADLVIASDGLNSRIRSRYAATYQPQVEARQCRFVWLGTTKKFDAFTFDFRETPHGWFQAHIYQYDGDTSTFIVETPESTWRAAGLADMSQEEGIAFCEKLFADRLEGHKLMSNAAHLRGSAMWITFPRVVCAQWVRWNGDVPVVLMGDAAHSAHFSIGSGTKLALEDAIELSRCFARHGSDIPAALQAYEAVRTVEVLKIQSAARNSMEWFENVQRYTAMEAPQFAYSMLTRSQRLSHENLRLRDPQYVADYEAWLARRAFEQAELPLPDKADIPPMFTPFKVRGLLLKNRIVVSPMAQYSAVDGTVGDYHLTHLGARAMGGAAMVMAEMTCVSADARITPYCPGMYTPEHTQAWKRIVDFVHAHTDAKIGLQLGHAGAKGSTRAMWDGIDLPLDTGNWPLVSASPQQYLAGVSQVARGATAADMQRIEDDFVRATIAAEHAGFDWLELHCAHGYLLSSFISPLTNQRGDEYGGSLENRCRFPLRVFAAMRAAWPVHKPMSVRISAHDWVEGGITPDDAVRIAGLFKQAGADVIDCSSGQVSKLEKPVFGRMFQTPFADRVRNEAHIATMAVGSIFEADHANGIIAAGRADLCAVGRPHLANPAWTLTEAAKIGYRAMPWPKQYLAGKQQLERNLERERQMAAASSGLTPQQVAAKLLEG; this is encoded by the coding sequence ATGAACATCCTCTGTATCGGCGGCGGTCCCGCAGGCCTGTATTTCGCGCTGCTGATGAAGAAGCAGGACCCCGGCCACCGCATCGTGGTGGTGGAGCGCAACCGCCCCTATGACACCTTCGGCTGGGGCGTGGTCTTCTCAGACCAGACCCTGGGCAACCTGGTGAACGCGGACGAGCCGACCGCGCGCGACATCCTCCAGTCCTTCAACCACTGGGACGATATCGACGTCTGGTTCAAGGGCAGCATGGTGCGCTCCGGCGGCCATGGCTTCTGCGGCATCGGCCGGAAGCGGCTGCTGAATATCCTGCAGCGGCGCTGCGAAGAGCTGGGCGTGGAACTCGTGTTCGAGACCAATGTCGAGGACGACCAGGCGCTGGCGGGCTTCTACCAGGCCGACCTGGTGATCGCCTCGGATGGGCTGAACAGCCGTATCCGCAGCCGCTACGCCGCCACCTACCAGCCCCAGGTGGAGGCCCGGCAATGCCGATTCGTCTGGCTTGGCACGACGAAGAAGTTCGACGCCTTCACCTTCGATTTCCGCGAGACCCCTCACGGCTGGTTCCAGGCCCACATCTACCAGTACGACGGCGATACCTCCACCTTCATCGTCGAAACGCCGGAAAGCACCTGGCGCGCCGCGGGGCTTGCCGACATGTCCCAGGAAGAAGGCATCGCCTTCTGCGAGAAGCTCTTTGCCGACAGGCTTGAAGGGCACAAGCTCATGTCGAATGCCGCCCACCTGCGCGGTTCGGCCATGTGGATCACCTTCCCGCGCGTGGTGTGCGCGCAGTGGGTGCGCTGGAACGGCGATGTGCCCGTGGTGCTGATGGGCGACGCCGCGCACTCGGCGCATTTCTCGATCGGTTCGGGAACCAAGCTGGCGCTGGAAGACGCCATCGAGCTCTCGCGCTGCTTCGCCCGGCACGGCAGCGACATTCCCGCCGCGCTGCAGGCTTACGAGGCCGTGCGCACAGTGGAAGTGCTCAAGATCCAGAGCGCGGCGCGCAACTCGATGGAGTGGTTCGAGAACGTGCAGCGCTACACGGCGATGGAGGCGCCGCAATTCGCCTACTCCATGCTCACGCGCAGCCAGCGCCTCTCGCACGAGAATCTGCGCCTGCGCGACCCGCAGTACGTGGCGGACTACGAAGCCTGGCTCGCGCGGCGCGCTTTCGAACAGGCAGAGCTGCCGCTGCCGGACAAGGCGGACATCCCGCCCATGTTCACGCCCTTCAAGGTGCGGGGGCTGCTGCTGAAGAACCGCATCGTGGTGTCGCCGATGGCGCAGTACAGCGCCGTGGACGGCACGGTGGGCGACTACCACCTTACGCATCTTGGCGCGCGGGCCATGGGCGGCGCGGCCATGGTGATGGCTGAGATGACCTGCGTATCGGCCGACGCGCGCATCACTCCATATTGCCCCGGCATGTACACGCCGGAGCACACGCAGGCCTGGAAGCGCATCGTGGACTTCGTTCACGCGCATACAGACGCGAAGATCGGGCTCCAGCTCGGCCACGCGGGCGCCAAGGGTTCCACGCGCGCCATGTGGGACGGCATCGACCTGCCGCTCGACACGGGCAACTGGCCGCTGGTATCGGCCTCGCCCCAGCAATACCTGGCTGGCGTATCGCAGGTGGCGCGCGGCGCAACGGCGGCGGACATGCAGCGCATCGAAGACGATTTCGTGCGCGCCACCATCGCCGCCGAGCATGCAGGCTTCGACTGGCTGGAGCTGCACTGCGCGCACGGCTACCTGCTGTCATCCTTCATTTCGCCGCTGACCAACCAGCGCGGCGACGAATACGGCGGCAGCCTGGAAAACCGCTGCCGCTTCCCGCTGCGCGTGTTCGCAGCCATGCGCGCCGCCTGGCCGGTGCACAAGCCCATGAGCGTGCGCATCTCGGCGCACGACTGGGTGGAAGGCGGCATCACGCCGGACGACGCGGTGCGGATCGCAGGCCTGTTCAAGCAGGCGGGCGCGGACGTCATCGACTGTTCCTCGGGCCAGGTGAGCAAGCTGGAAAAGCCCGTCTTCGGCCGCATGTTCCAGACGCCATTCGCAGACCGCGTGCGCAACGAGGCGCACATTGCCACCATGGCCGTGGGCTCCATCTTCGAAGCGGACCACGCGAACGGCATCATCGCCGCAGGCCGGGCGGACCTGTGCGCAGTGGGCAGGCCGCACCTTGCGAACCCCGCCTGGACGCTGACCGAAGCAGCTAAAATCGGCTACCGTGCCATGCCCTGGCCGAAGCAGTACCTGGCGGGCAAGCAGCAGCTGGAACGCAATCTCGAACGCGAACGGCAGATGGCTGCCGCAAGCAGCGGCCTCACACCGCAACAGGTGGCGGCAAAACTTCTGGAGGGTTAG
- a CDS encoding SDR family NAD(P)-dependent oxidoreductase: MASLDGKHALVTGGGRGIGAACAKALLAQGARVTIAGRDRAGLERTAESLRAASAPDRVAIVAVDVSDEAAVHEAFREAALLSGAIDILVNNAGQALSAPFMKTSAAHWRQMLDVNLTGAFHCTQAALPGMLEAGWGRIVNVASTAGMTGYRYVSAYVAAKHGVVGLTRALALEVAAKGVTVNAVCPGFTETDMVQQAVAAIMQKTGRSEDEARAELAAGNPQRRLVQAEEVANAVAWLCLPESAAMNGQAIAVAGGEVM, translated from the coding sequence GTGGCATCACTCGACGGCAAACATGCGCTTGTCACCGGCGGCGGACGCGGAATCGGCGCGGCCTGCGCAAAAGCCCTGCTGGCGCAAGGGGCGCGCGTCACGATAGCGGGCCGCGACAGGGCAGGGCTGGAGCGCACCGCCGAATCGCTGCGCGCCGCCAGCGCGCCGGACCGTGTCGCAATCGTGGCGGTGGATGTTTCGGACGAAGCTGCCGTGCATGAAGCCTTCCGCGAGGCAGCGCTGCTCTCCGGTGCAATCGATATCCTCGTCAACAATGCTGGCCAGGCGCTGTCCGCGCCCTTCATGAAAACCAGCGCCGCGCACTGGCGCCAGATGCTGGACGTGAACCTCACCGGCGCCTTCCACTGCACGCAGGCGGCTTTGCCCGGCATGCTGGAAGCGGGCTGGGGGCGCATCGTGAATGTCGCATCCACCGCAGGCATGACGGGCTACCGCTATGTGAGCGCCTATGTCGCGGCCAAGCACGGCGTGGTCGGCCTGACGAGGGCACTGGCGCTGGAGGTGGCGGCGAAGGGCGTGACCGTGAATGCGGTATGCCCCGGCTTCACGGAGACCGACATGGTGCAGCAGGCCGTAGCCGCCATCATGCAGAAGACGGGCCGCAGCGAAGACGAGGCGCGCGCCGAACTGGCGGCGGGCAATCCGCAGCGCCGCCTGGTGCAGGCGGAGGAGGTGGCGAACGCCGTCGCCTGGCTGTGCCTTCCCGAATCGGCGGCCATGAACGGGCAGGCGATTGCCGTTGCGGGCGGCGAGGTGATGTGA